Proteins from a genomic interval of Corythoichthys intestinalis isolate RoL2023-P3 chromosome 3, ASM3026506v1, whole genome shotgun sequence:
- the LOC130913966 gene encoding BTB/POZ domain-containing adapter for CUL3-mediated RhoA degradation protein 3: MEEMSGESAVSSAVPAATTRTTSFKGSSPSSKYVKLNVGGALYYTTMQTLTKQDTMLKAMFSGRMEVLTDSEGWILIDRCGKHFGTILNYLRDGAVPLPDSRRETEELLAEAKYYLVQGLADECTAALQNKETYEPLCKVPLMTSSKEEQKLIATSNKPTVKLLYNRSNNKYSYTSNSDDNMLKNIELFDKLSLRFNGRVLFIKDVIGDEICCWSFYGQGRKIAEVCCTSIVYATEKKQTKVEFPEARIYEETLNILLYESHDGRGPDNALLEATGGAAGRSHHLDEDDERERIERVRRIHIKRPDDRTHHHQ, from the exons ATG GAAGAGATGTCAGGAGAGAGTGCCGTGAGTTCGGCGGTGCCGGCAGCTACGACTCGGACCACATCCTTTAAAGGATCCAGCCCCAGCTCAAAATATGTCAAGTTAAATGTGGGTGGGGCCCTGTACTACACAACAATGCAGactctgacaaagcaggacaccATGCTCAAAGCTATGTTCAGTGGCAGGATGGAGGTCCTCACTGACAGTGAAG GTTGGATTTTGATTGATCGCTGtggcaaacattttggaaccatCCTGAACTACCTGAGAGACGGAGCGGTGCCGTTGCCGGACAGCCGGCGGGAAACAGAAGAGCTGCTTGCAGAAGCCAAGTATTATCTTGTCCAAGGCCTTGCTGATGAATGCACAGCTGCTCTCCAG AACAAAGAAACATATGAACCTCTGTGTAAAGTGCCTCTGATGACCTCATCCAAGGAGGAGCAGAAGCTTATTGCAACTTCAAATAAG CCTACAGTCAAACTGCTCTACAATAGAAGCAATAACAAATATTCCTACACCAG CAATTCCGATGACAACATGCTGAAAAATATCGAGCTTTTCGACAAGCTGTCGTTGCGGTTCAACGGCCGCGTACTCTTCATTAAAGACGTGATCGGGGATGAGATCTGCTGCTGGTCCTTCTACGGGCAGGGTCGCAAGATAGCTGAAGTATGCTGCACCTCCATTGTCTATGCCACCGAAAAGAAGCAGACAAAG GTGGAGTTCCCCGAAGCTCGCATCTATGAAGAAACTCTCAATATCCTCCTGTACGAATCCCACGATGGGAGGGGACCGGATAACGCTCTGCTGGAGGCAACAGGGGGCGCTGCCGGGCGATCCCATCATCTGGACGAAGACGACGAGCGAGAACGAATAGAGAGAGTTCGTCGGATCCACATTAAACGACCCGATGATCGCACGCACCACCACCAGTAA